The bacterium genome includes the window TCTGCGAGGCGCACAGATGCACCGAGGCGATAGTGAGCCTTACCGTGGAAGACCGCGAGAAGGTGGACGAAATTGTTAAGAAGGCCGTCGCGGCGGGCGCGAAGCCGGGCGAGCCGCAGGATTACGGCTTCATGTATTCGCGCGGCTTCGAGGATCTCGACGGCCATATGTGGGATTTTGTCTACATGGACATGGAAGCCTTCCTCAAGCAGCAAAAACAGGCAGCCAAATAGCTTTAAGCCGATGGTTTGTTGACTCCCGCGCCTCGGGTGCTTATTTTTCCCTCGACACTTTGCGAGGAGAGACGGCATGGATGAGAGCGGGTACGTTCACGGCTACGCGGCGAGGGAGGGCGAGAGGCTGTGCGATCAGGCCAACACCCTGTCCGCTCTCTTGCACCACGATTCCGTCTTCCCGGAGGGAAGCGAGATACTTGAGGCGGGGTGCGGCGTCGGCGCGCAGACCGTCTTTCTCGCCGAAAAAAATCCCCGCTCCAAAATCACCTGCGTCGATATCTCGGAAAAAAGCCTCGCCGAGGCGAGGCAAAAACTCACCGGCGTTCCGAACGTGACCTTCAAACAGGGCGACCTCTTCGACCTCCCCTTCCCCGAATCCGGTTTCGACCACGTATTCATATGTTTCGTCCTCGAACATCTTCCCGACCCGGTAAGAGCGCTCACCCGTCTCAAACGCATCCTGAGGCCGGGGGGAACGATTACCGTAATCGAGGGCGACCACGGCTCGGTGTTTTTTCACCCGGACAATCCCGACGCCCGCAGGGTCATCGGGTGCCAGGTAGCTCTACAGGCCGAGAACGGCGGCAACGCCAATATCGGCAGGGAGCTTTATCCCCTTCTTACCGGAGCCGGGTTTGAAGACGTGCGCGTCTCCCCTCGCATGGTCTACGTGGACTCCTCCCGCCCGCAACTGGTAGAGGGTTTCACGAAAAACACCTTCACTTCGATGATCGAGGGCGTACGGGAAAAGGCTCTCGCCCGGAAGATGGCGACAAAAGCCGAGTGGGAGAAGGGAATCGCAGGGCTCAAAAGGGCCGCCGAAGCGGACGGGGTCTTCTGCTATACCTTTTTCAAAGCCACGGGGCTTAGGGTTCCTTAACTCGACCTGATTGGCAAACCGTCTATTCCCTCGATACGAAAGAAAGCCAATCCCGGCGGGGTTGGCTTTTTTTGTTTTGCCGTCAGATTATTGCGGCATAAAAATTCAATGCTAGTATTTCAGAAACATTTAAACAGACCACAGGCGAGGAGGAAATCATGGAAAACCCGAACGCTCCCTTTTACCCGATAATTTACGTCCGCGGCTACGCCATGACCGAGGGTGAGCAGAACGAGACCACCGCCGATCCTTTCTGCGGTTTCAATCTCGGCTCTACGGTGTACCGCGCCACGCCGGACAAGGACAAACCCGCCAAGAAATTCATTTTTGAGTCTCCCGTGCTGCGTCTCACCTCCGACTACGAATATTCGGATGTTTACGAAAACGGGCTGGATATAATGGATGACGACTGGGAGGGCGCTATTCCTCCCAGATCGATTGTAATCTACCGCTATTACGATCAGGCCTCGACCCTGCTGGGCACG containing:
- a CDS encoding glyoxalase/bleomycin resistance/extradiol dioxygenase family protein produces the protein MATQIFLNFSVKDLKRSVEFFTKLGYSFDPKFTDENATCLILGENIFAMLLVEPFFLTFIKKPICEAHRCTEAIVSLTVEDREKVDEIVKKAVAAGAKPGEPQDYGFMYSRGFEDLDGHMWDFVYMDMEAFLKQQKQAAK
- a CDS encoding methyltransferase domain-containing protein; this translates as MDESGYVHGYAAREGERLCDQANTLSALLHHDSVFPEGSEILEAGCGVGAQTVFLAEKNPRSKITCVDISEKSLAEARQKLTGVPNVTFKQGDLFDLPFPESGFDHVFICFVLEHLPDPVRALTRLKRILRPGGTITVIEGDHGSVFFHPDNPDARRVIGCQVALQAENGGNANIGRELYPLLTGAGFEDVRVSPRMVYVDSSRPQLVEGFTKNTFTSMIEGVREKALARKMATKAEWEKGIAGLKRAAEADGVFCYTFFKATGLRVP